A window of the Parabacteroides merdae ATCC 43184 genome harbors these coding sequences:
- a CDS encoding ATP-binding response regulator, whose product MSAQNGHITSKVILGYLLLILIAVCSVVYIYNIIEQFAGEDDPNNKSREKVYLVTNTLSLLYESEALGQMVGFPQGEIKHFNRTLNKALQNMDSLRTLVSNPALYPKIDTIDMLIEQKRWNTRRLLETWRETNAEHLYTQNIEKVIARQDTMIRQVEIQERVIVHQDSVKTPQPHKHRGFFRRLADAFSPPKEDSTVIVNTTRQIVTDTLVNSFNPADTIVTVLKNLQDSVADQRKQLVDQLLERAANLRYNNSIITSRINQMLRDIEEEEMNASMERVVKKQEVLRETSYLIGGIAILSLIIVVVFIILITRDISRSQYYRQQLEKAKQYAEDLLHSREKLMLTISHDIRAPLSSIIGYIELLLRRRPDERQRYYLENMTGSANHILSLVNGLLDFHRLESGQMEIQNVPFSVRTLFNEIYGSFRPIAEAKGLAFVLNMKEEGMDRIYSGDPIRLRQIVSNLLSNAVKFTHEGRIVLIVKLSILNSQLTITVSDSGVGIPEEEQEKIFGEFARLSGTEKEEGFGLGLSITRKLIELMGGTLSLKSVPGKGSDFTIVLPLRESEVQTLHATPAIEEEDETETGGFEGREIFCLLVDDDPLQLALTEEFLKRNHVEVTSCSNPFAVVDILRNSSFDAIITDIQMPGMDGYGLLNVIRSSGVPGTDTVPVIALSASVENENTHYLEVGFTGFLNKPFTAKQLIALLNNLLQADIQAEVSPEFNFDSLTAFAGEDKEASASIIRTFAEETNKSVSLLQQALEKTDRAQAAKISHKLIPLFTMLGASDLVAQLRILEKNDEALTDEGWKRLLFEVIRQAGVVVGQAVERYL is encoded by the coding sequence TTACTCTACGAAAGCGAAGCGCTCGGACAAATGGTCGGGTTTCCACAGGGGGAAATCAAGCATTTCAACCGCACGCTGAACAAGGCTTTGCAGAATATGGATTCCTTGCGTACATTAGTGTCGAATCCCGCACTATATCCCAAGATCGACACGATCGATATGTTGATCGAGCAGAAGCGTTGGAACACGCGCCGCCTGTTGGAAACCTGGCGTGAGACGAACGCGGAACATCTGTATACCCAAAACATCGAGAAGGTGATCGCCCGGCAAGATACGATGATCCGGCAGGTCGAAATACAGGAGCGCGTGATCGTGCACCAGGATTCCGTGAAAACTCCTCAGCCCCATAAGCACCGTGGCTTTTTCCGCCGGCTCGCCGATGCATTCTCACCGCCTAAAGAGGATTCGACTGTTATCGTGAATACGACCCGGCAGATCGTGACTGATACGTTGGTGAATTCCTTCAACCCGGCAGACACGATCGTGACGGTCCTGAAAAATTTGCAGGACAGTGTGGCCGATCAGCGTAAACAGCTTGTCGACCAGCTTTTAGAGCGTGCCGCTAACTTGCGTTATAATAATAGCATCATCACGAGCCGAATCAACCAGATGTTGCGCGATATAGAAGAAGAGGAGATGAACGCGTCGATGGAGCGTGTTGTGAAGAAACAGGAGGTGCTGCGCGAAACCTCTTATCTCATTGGCGGCATCGCTATCCTGTCGCTGATTATCGTGGTGGTCTTTATCATTCTGATCACGCGTGATATCTCCAGGAGCCAGTATTACCGGCAGCAATTGGAGAAAGCCAAGCAATATGCCGAAGACCTGCTCCATAGCCGGGAGAAGTTGATGCTGACGATCAGCCACGATATCCGTGCGCCGCTCTCGTCCATAATCGGTTATATAGAACTGCTGCTGCGCCGTCGTCCGGACGAAAGGCAACGTTATTATTTGGAAAATATGACTGGATCGGCCAATCATATCCTTTCTCTGGTGAACGGTTTGCTTGATTTTCATCGATTGGAATCGGGGCAGATGGAGATACAGAACGTGCCTTTCAGCGTACGTACGCTTTTTAATGAAATATACGGGAGCTTCCGCCCGATAGCCGAGGCGAAAGGACTTGCTTTTGTTCTGAATATGAAGGAGGAAGGGATGGATCGCATCTATTCAGGTGATCCGATACGCCTCCGCCAGATAGTCAGCAACCTATTGTCTAACGCTGTCAAGTTTACTCATGAAGGTCGTATCGTTTTGATAGTCAAATTGTCAATTCTCAATTCTCAATTGACAATTACTGTCTCCGACTCCGGTGTCGGGATTCCGGAAGAAGAACAGGAAAAAATTTTCGGCGAGTTTGCCCGTCTGTCGGGAACCGAAAAGGAAGAAGGTTTCGGTCTCGGACTTTCCATCACCCGCAAGCTGATTGAACTGATGGGAGGAACCTTGTCGCTAAAGAGTGTTCCGGGAAAAGGAAGTGATTTTACGATTGTCCTGCCTTTGCGGGAATCGGAAGTGCAGACGTTGCATGCCACGCCTGCCATAGAGGAGGAAGACGAAACGGAGACCGGGGGGTTCGAAGGGCGCGAAATCTTTTGTTTGCTGGTCGATGACGATCCGTTGCAGCTGGCACTGACGGAAGAGTTTTTGAAACGGAACCATGTGGAGGTCACCAGTTGTTCAAATCCGTTTGCTGTGGTCGATATTTTGCGTAATAGTTCTTTCGACGCGATCATAACCGATATACAGATGCCGGGCATGGATGGGTACGGCCTGCTTAACGTCATTCGTTCGTCGGGTGTCCCCGGTACAGATACTGTGCCTGTCATCGCGCTTTCAGCCAGTGTGGAAAACGAGAATACACATTATTTGGAAGTCGGTTTCACCGGATTCCTAAATAAGCCTTTCACGGCTAAGCAGTTGATCGCTTTGTTGAATAACCTGTTGCAAGCGGATATACAAGCCGAGGTGTCGCCTGAATTCAATTTTGATTCGCTTACTGCTTTTGCCGGCGAAGACAAAGAAGCTTCCGCTTCCATTATCCGGACTTTTGCCGAGGAGACGAACAAGAGCGTTTCGTTGCTACAACAAGCTTTGGAGAAGACCGACCGTGCACAGGCTGCCAAAATCTCCCATAAGCTAATCCCGCTTTTCACCATGTTGGGAGCTTCCGATTTGGTAGCCCAACTGAGAATCCTTGAGAAGAACGACGAGGCACTGACAGACGAAGGTTGGAAGCGGCTTTTATTTGAAGTGATCCGGCAGGCGGGTGTTGTTGTGGGCCAGGCTGTGGAACGGTATCTGTAG
- a CDS encoding DUF418 domain-containing protein — protein MEHGLLAKSPRIEVVDALRGFAVMAIMLLHNIEHFNFYDFPTASSAFMEAMDKGIWETLFFLFSGKAYAIFSLLFGFSFFIQYNNQAKKGKDFRLRFLWRLFLLFIIGCFNGAFFPGDILVLYSIIGVVLVLVCRWSDRAILIAAIILMLQPLELGKFFYAMINPDYVPAAGVWRVHSQRMYPFLSQPDFWAMVKSNLWDGQLFSLLWAWGYGRFFQTASLFLLGMLMGRRQLFANLSEHRVFWMRTLVIGAVCFVPLYFITASLPDMISNKAMLTPMNTVVSSFRNFSFMCVLVACFVFLWQQVSTHEMLHGLVPYGKMSLTNYLTQSIIGSFIYFGYGLSLYNVLGTTASFGVGVLLFILQLGFCHWWLKKFKQGPFEGAWKKATWAF, from the coding sequence ATGGAGCATGGACTTTTGGCTAAGTCGCCTCGTATCGAGGTGGTGGATGCATTACGCGGTTTTGCCGTTATGGCTATTATGTTACTACACAACATCGAACATTTTAATTTTTATGACTTCCCGACAGCTTCTTCGGCTTTTATGGAGGCGATGGATAAAGGAATATGGGAAACATTGTTTTTTCTCTTTTCCGGGAAAGCTTACGCGATTTTCTCCCTGCTGTTCGGATTCAGCTTTTTTATTCAATATAACAATCAGGCGAAGAAAGGTAAAGACTTCCGTCTGCGTTTCCTGTGGCGGCTTTTCCTTTTGTTCATTATCGGCTGTTTCAACGGGGCGTTTTTCCCCGGCGACATATTAGTCCTTTATTCTATAATTGGCGTGGTGCTCGTGTTAGTCTGCAGATGGAGCGACCGAGCGATCCTCATTGCCGCTATTATCCTGATGCTCCAGCCTCTCGAACTCGGCAAGTTTTTCTATGCGATGATAAATCCTGACTATGTGCCGGCAGCCGGCGTTTGGCGTGTTCATAGCCAACGTATGTATCCGTTCCTTTCGCAGCCGGATTTCTGGGCGATGGTCAAGTCCAACCTTTGGGACGGCCAGTTGTTCAGCCTGTTGTGGGCATGGGGGTACGGACGTTTTTTCCAGACTGCCTCTTTGTTCCTGTTGGGTATGCTGATGGGACGCAGACAGTTGTTTGCCAACCTGTCCGAACATCGGGTTTTTTGGATGCGGACGCTGGTTATCGGTGCGGTCTGCTTTGTCCCGTTGTATTTCATTACGGCTTCCCTTCCGGATATGATCTCCAACAAGGCGATGCTGACTCCGATGAACACGGTGGTTTCCTCTTTCCGCAATTTCTCTTTCATGTGTGTGTTGGTCGCTTGTTTTGTCTTCCTGTGGCAACAAGTTTCGACCCATGAAATGCTGCACGGTTTGGTGCCGTATGGAAAGATGAGTTTAACTAACTATTTGACACAGTCTATTATAGGGTCGTTTATCTATTTCGGTTACGGTTTGTCACTTTATAATGTTTTAGGTACGACAGCCAGCTTTGGAGTCGGCGTCCTGTTGTTCATCCTCCAGTTAGGTTTCTGCCATTGGTGGTTGAAGAAATTCAAGCAAGGTCCGTTTGAGGGGGCGTGGAAAAAGGCAACTTGGGCATTTTGA